The following are encoded together in the Silurus meridionalis isolate SWU-2019-XX chromosome 2, ASM1480568v1, whole genome shotgun sequence genome:
- the slc4a11 gene encoding sodium bicarbonate transporter-like protein 11 isoform X1 yields MKTDRDGRDMRGVTVNRFVEEAPSSVMAKNGYFYQEMEQRERDEQEEGSEDREEGQDSPIPSGDDIHLYGNQTHQGGTDSDVHGSVLLNTSRRYVKLMNFEEEVRAHRDLDGFLERASILLHEDEASLDDVLKTMLRHVSQDPHTAEPGCNFEEIMSSLFTDAGSQEVNDRSPNFLFYDKASALGTCPSSDPSPCLTPTFPHRTVHLLSETLQCVTATATGIQYQQSWLCILCNVKNLQRRHVCISRLDRPQNWGENCAEVRYVILILAPLKMKSTKTAMELGRTFASMFSDISFRQKLLESKTPEEFKEALVIQRFHLTAAKCKTTTVEEEETDPHSHKPLKSAVSAHLVSLSLLCRGLCCRDFFRVGRGIYEDLCRRLPFYISDFTDGIVGNNKALLKYMTTSIFLYIAVLLPAIAFGSLNDESTRGEIDVQKTIIGQSIGGIIYSLFAGSPLVIPLTTAPISIFISVIRDICDDYELEFNAFYACIGLWNSLFLIIGGVFNLSLLVKLFKRSIEEVIALFISVAFVADAVKGTVKIFHKYYHPPTLANGSMEELHRISGGLNVGEVNVTGAGLLSLPESFILCTRARPLLCLLLMLGTLWVGYTLYQFKRSPFLHAKMREILSDCALPISVLIFSYVGSYIFSDIGLPVFDYHEGSLFRVAAVEKLSGVSVVCAMGLGFLLALLIFIDQNIVVSLTNAPENRLLKGTAYHWDLTLSGLINILMSLLGLPWMHAAFPHSTLHVRQLAIVEERVEGGHLYETIVSVKETRVTSLLANILIGVSLFLLPVPLQWIPKPVLYGLFLYIALTSIDGNQMCDRMALLLKEQTSYPPTHYIRKVPQRKIHYFTFLQMVQLLFLCTFGMYPLPYMKMIFPLLMFILIPIRNCLLPRIIEAKYLDIMDAQHM; encoded by the exons AGCAGAGGGAGCGAGATGAGCAGGAGGAAGGGAGCGAGGATCGAGAGGAGGGTCAGGACTCTCCTATCCCATCAGGAGATGACATTCATCTCTACGGCAACCAGACACACCAAGGAGGgacag ATTCTGACGTCCATGGCTCTGTCTTGCTCAATACATCTCGTAGA taTGTAAAGCTGATGAACTTTGAGGAGGAGGTGAGGGCTCACAGGGATCTGGATGGCTTTTTGGAGAGAGCGAGTATTCTGCTGCACGAAGACGAGGCGTCGCTGGACGACGTGCTGAAGACGATGCTTCGGCACGTTTCGCAAGACCCGCACACGGCTGAGCCGGGCTGCAACTTCGAGGAGATCATGAGCTCACTCTTTACCGACGCAGGCTCACAGGAAGTAAATG ACAGGTCTCCCAATTTCCTTTTCTATGATAAGG CCTCTGCCCTAGGCACCTGTCCCAGTTCAGACCCCTCTCCTTGTTTAACCCCAACCTTTCCCCACCGTACAGTGCACCTGCTGTCTGAAACCCTGCAGTGTGTGACAGCTACCGCCACAGGCATCCAGTACCAGCAATCTTGGCTCTGCATCCT CTGCAACGTGAAGAACTTACAAAGGCGGCATGTGTGTATTTCTCGGTTGGACCGGCCTCAGAACTGGGGGGAGAACTGTGCAGAGGTCCGCTACGTCATCCTTATACTTGCACCTCTTAAGATg AAAAGCACTAAGACAGCAATGGAGCTAGGCCGGACGTTTGCAAGCATGTTCTCAGACATCTCATTCAGGCAGAAGCTGCTGGAGAGTAAGACTCCAGAGGAGTTTAAAGAGGCACTGGTCATTCAGAGGTTCCACCTGACTGCTGCCAAGTGCAAAACTACCACTGTAGAGGAGGAGGAGACTGACCCACACAGCCACAAACCACTAAAG tcTGCAGTCTCTGCTCAccttgtgtctctctctctgctgtgcAGGGGGCTCTGT TGTAGAGATTTTTTCAGAGTGGGCAGAGGCATCTATGAGGATCTGTGTCGCCGCTTGCCCTTCTATATATCGGATTTTACTGATG GCATAGTGGGCAACAATAAAGCACTATTGAAGTATATGACGACGTCCATTTTCCTCTACATCGCCGTTCTGCTTCCTGCCATTGCATTTGGCTCACTCAATGATGAAAGCACAAGAGGAGAAATAG atgttcAAAAGACTATCATTGGGCAAAGTATAGGTGGAATCATCTATTCACTCTTTGCTGGTTCTCCTCTGGTTATTCCCCTAACTACTGCACCTATCTCCATCTTCATCAGTG TAATCAGAGATATCTGTGATGATTATGAACTGGAGTTCAATGCGTTCTATGCCTGCATTGGTCTATGGAACAGCCTGTTCCTCATCATTGGAGGGGTCTTCAACCTCAGTCTACTCGTTAAGCTCTTCAAGAG GTCCATAGAGGAGGTGATTGCTTTGTTCATTTCAGTTGCTTTCGTAGCAGATGCTGTCAAAGGCACTGTCAAGA TCTTCCATAAATATTACCATCCACCTACATTGGCCAATGGCAGCATGGAAGAGCTGCATCGAATAAGTGGAGGGTTGAATGTAGGGGAGGTGAACGTGACAGGGGCAGGGTTACTGTCACTCCCAGAATCTTTTATTCTCTGCACACGGGCACGGCCGCTGCTTTGCCTCCTTCTTATGCTTGGAACATTGTGGGTTGGTTACACACTCTACCAGTTTAAAAGAAG TCCCTTCCTGCATGCAAAAATGAGGGAGATTCTGTCAGACTGTGCTCTGCCCATCTCTGTGCTCATTTTCTCCTACGTTGGCTCCTACATCTTCAGCGACATTGGCT tgccCGTGTTTGACTATCATGAGGGTTCATTGTTCCGAGTGGCTGCTGTGGAGAAGCTATCAGGAGTCAGTGTGGTATGTGCCATGGGGCTAGGCTTCCTTCTTGCTCTTCTCATCTTTATTGACCAGAACATCGTGGTGTCCCTGACCAATGCTCCAGAGAACAG GTTACTGAAAGGCACAGCCTATCACTGGGACCTGACATTGTCTGGCCTGATTAATATTTTGATGTCGTTGCTCGGTCTGCCTTGGATGCACGCTGCTTTTCCTCACTCCACGTTGCATGTGCGCCAGTTGGCCATTGTGGAGGAGCGGGTAGAAGGAGGACACCTTTATGAGAC tattgTAAGTGTGAAGGAGACCAGGGTAACATCACTACTGGCAAATATTCTGATTGGTGTGAGTTTGTTCCTGCTGCCTGTTCCACTGCAGTGGATTCCCAAACCAGTTCTCTACGGCCTCTTTCTCTACATTGCCCTCACATCTATTGATGGAAACCAGATGTGTGACCGCATGGCACTGCTACTCAAAGAACAG ACATCCTACCCCCCAACTCACTACATCCGGAAGGTACCACAGAGGAAAATCCATTATTTCACTTTCCTTCAGATGGTGCAGCTGCTGTTCCTCTGTACATTTGGAATGTACCCGCTCCCGTACATGAAAATGATCTTTCCTCTGCTAATGTTTATCCTCATACCTATCAG GAATTGTCTGCTGCCCAGGATCATTGAGGCCAAATACCTGGACATCATGGACGCACAGCACATGTAA
- the slc4a11 gene encoding sodium bicarbonate transporter-like protein 11 isoform X2 encodes MEPNKVLHFVPSEAPSSVMAKNGYFYQEMEQRERDEQEEGSEDREEGQDSPIPSGDDIHLYGNQTHQGGTDSDVHGSVLLNTSRRYVKLMNFEEEVRAHRDLDGFLERASILLHEDEASLDDVLKTMLRHVSQDPHTAEPGCNFEEIMSSLFTDAGSQEVNDRSPNFLFYDKASALGTCPSSDPSPCLTPTFPHRTVHLLSETLQCVTATATGIQYQQSWLCILCNVKNLQRRHVCISRLDRPQNWGENCAEVRYVILILAPLKMKSTKTAMELGRTFASMFSDISFRQKLLESKTPEEFKEALVIQRFHLTAAKCKTTTVEEEETDPHSHKPLKSAVSAHLVSLSLLCRGLCCRDFFRVGRGIYEDLCRRLPFYISDFTDGIVGNNKALLKYMTTSIFLYIAVLLPAIAFGSLNDESTRGEIDVQKTIIGQSIGGIIYSLFAGSPLVIPLTTAPISIFISVIRDICDDYELEFNAFYACIGLWNSLFLIIGGVFNLSLLVKLFKRSIEEVIALFISVAFVADAVKGTVKIFHKYYHPPTLANGSMEELHRISGGLNVGEVNVTGAGLLSLPESFILCTRARPLLCLLLMLGTLWVGYTLYQFKRSPFLHAKMREILSDCALPISVLIFSYVGSYIFSDIGLPVFDYHEGSLFRVAAVEKLSGVSVVCAMGLGFLLALLIFIDQNIVVSLTNAPENRLLKGTAYHWDLTLSGLINILMSLLGLPWMHAAFPHSTLHVRQLAIVEERVEGGHLYETIVSVKETRVTSLLANILIGVSLFLLPVPLQWIPKPVLYGLFLYIALTSIDGNQMCDRMALLLKEQTSYPPTHYIRKVPQRKIHYFTFLQMVQLLFLCTFGMYPLPYMKMIFPLLMFILIPIRNCLLPRIIEAKYLDIMDAQHM; translated from the exons AGCAGAGGGAGCGAGATGAGCAGGAGGAAGGGAGCGAGGATCGAGAGGAGGGTCAGGACTCTCCTATCCCATCAGGAGATGACATTCATCTCTACGGCAACCAGACACACCAAGGAGGgacag ATTCTGACGTCCATGGCTCTGTCTTGCTCAATACATCTCGTAGA taTGTAAAGCTGATGAACTTTGAGGAGGAGGTGAGGGCTCACAGGGATCTGGATGGCTTTTTGGAGAGAGCGAGTATTCTGCTGCACGAAGACGAGGCGTCGCTGGACGACGTGCTGAAGACGATGCTTCGGCACGTTTCGCAAGACCCGCACACGGCTGAGCCGGGCTGCAACTTCGAGGAGATCATGAGCTCACTCTTTACCGACGCAGGCTCACAGGAAGTAAATG ACAGGTCTCCCAATTTCCTTTTCTATGATAAGG CCTCTGCCCTAGGCACCTGTCCCAGTTCAGACCCCTCTCCTTGTTTAACCCCAACCTTTCCCCACCGTACAGTGCACCTGCTGTCTGAAACCCTGCAGTGTGTGACAGCTACCGCCACAGGCATCCAGTACCAGCAATCTTGGCTCTGCATCCT CTGCAACGTGAAGAACTTACAAAGGCGGCATGTGTGTATTTCTCGGTTGGACCGGCCTCAGAACTGGGGGGAGAACTGTGCAGAGGTCCGCTACGTCATCCTTATACTTGCACCTCTTAAGATg AAAAGCACTAAGACAGCAATGGAGCTAGGCCGGACGTTTGCAAGCATGTTCTCAGACATCTCATTCAGGCAGAAGCTGCTGGAGAGTAAGACTCCAGAGGAGTTTAAAGAGGCACTGGTCATTCAGAGGTTCCACCTGACTGCTGCCAAGTGCAAAACTACCACTGTAGAGGAGGAGGAGACTGACCCACACAGCCACAAACCACTAAAG tcTGCAGTCTCTGCTCAccttgtgtctctctctctgctgtgcAGGGGGCTCTGT TGTAGAGATTTTTTCAGAGTGGGCAGAGGCATCTATGAGGATCTGTGTCGCCGCTTGCCCTTCTATATATCGGATTTTACTGATG GCATAGTGGGCAACAATAAAGCACTATTGAAGTATATGACGACGTCCATTTTCCTCTACATCGCCGTTCTGCTTCCTGCCATTGCATTTGGCTCACTCAATGATGAAAGCACAAGAGGAGAAATAG atgttcAAAAGACTATCATTGGGCAAAGTATAGGTGGAATCATCTATTCACTCTTTGCTGGTTCTCCTCTGGTTATTCCCCTAACTACTGCACCTATCTCCATCTTCATCAGTG TAATCAGAGATATCTGTGATGATTATGAACTGGAGTTCAATGCGTTCTATGCCTGCATTGGTCTATGGAACAGCCTGTTCCTCATCATTGGAGGGGTCTTCAACCTCAGTCTACTCGTTAAGCTCTTCAAGAG GTCCATAGAGGAGGTGATTGCTTTGTTCATTTCAGTTGCTTTCGTAGCAGATGCTGTCAAAGGCACTGTCAAGA TCTTCCATAAATATTACCATCCACCTACATTGGCCAATGGCAGCATGGAAGAGCTGCATCGAATAAGTGGAGGGTTGAATGTAGGGGAGGTGAACGTGACAGGGGCAGGGTTACTGTCACTCCCAGAATCTTTTATTCTCTGCACACGGGCACGGCCGCTGCTTTGCCTCCTTCTTATGCTTGGAACATTGTGGGTTGGTTACACACTCTACCAGTTTAAAAGAAG TCCCTTCCTGCATGCAAAAATGAGGGAGATTCTGTCAGACTGTGCTCTGCCCATCTCTGTGCTCATTTTCTCCTACGTTGGCTCCTACATCTTCAGCGACATTGGCT tgccCGTGTTTGACTATCATGAGGGTTCATTGTTCCGAGTGGCTGCTGTGGAGAAGCTATCAGGAGTCAGTGTGGTATGTGCCATGGGGCTAGGCTTCCTTCTTGCTCTTCTCATCTTTATTGACCAGAACATCGTGGTGTCCCTGACCAATGCTCCAGAGAACAG GTTACTGAAAGGCACAGCCTATCACTGGGACCTGACATTGTCTGGCCTGATTAATATTTTGATGTCGTTGCTCGGTCTGCCTTGGATGCACGCTGCTTTTCCTCACTCCACGTTGCATGTGCGCCAGTTGGCCATTGTGGAGGAGCGGGTAGAAGGAGGACACCTTTATGAGAC tattgTAAGTGTGAAGGAGACCAGGGTAACATCACTACTGGCAAATATTCTGATTGGTGTGAGTTTGTTCCTGCTGCCTGTTCCACTGCAGTGGATTCCCAAACCAGTTCTCTACGGCCTCTTTCTCTACATTGCCCTCACATCTATTGATGGAAACCAGATGTGTGACCGCATGGCACTGCTACTCAAAGAACAG ACATCCTACCCCCCAACTCACTACATCCGGAAGGTACCACAGAGGAAAATCCATTATTTCACTTTCCTTCAGATGGTGCAGCTGCTGTTCCTCTGTACATTTGGAATGTACCCGCTCCCGTACATGAAAATGATCTTTCCTCTGCTAATGTTTATCCTCATACCTATCAG GAATTGTCTGCTGCCCAGGATCATTGAGGCCAAATACCTGGACATCATGGACGCACAGCACATGTAA